A stretch of Plodia interpunctella isolate USDA-ARS_2022_Savannah chromosome 15, ilPloInte3.2, whole genome shotgun sequence DNA encodes these proteins:
- the LOC128675890 gene encoding cuticle protein 21-like: MAAKIATFFCLFAAAAAVAVPAVPVAKVVYAEPEAPAQYEYEYSVQDQHSGDVKSQKENRNGDSVQGYYSLVQPDGVQRIVEYTSDKEHGFNAVVRYEGQPHPAPVAAKVAYAPAPVQYAAPIAKVAYAPAPVQYAAPVAKVAYASAPVQYAAPVAKVAYAPAPVQYAAPVAKVAYAPAPVQYAAPVAKVAYAPAPVQYAAPVAKVAYAPAPVQYAAPVAKVAYAPAPVQYAAPVAKVAYAQAPVQYAAAPAYTHNLGSVSFSSPAVSYHH; this comes from the exons ATGGCAGCTAAA ATCGCAACCTTCTTCTGCCTGTTTGCGGCCGCAGCCGCAGTGGCCGTGCCAGCGGTCCCTGTCGCCAAAGTGGTGTACGCGGAGCCCGAAGCCCCTGCCCAGTACGAGTACGAGTACTCAGTCCAGGACCAACACAGTGGCGACGTGAAATCCCAGAAGGAAAATCGTAACGGTGACTCTGTACAAGGATACTACTCTCTCGTCCAGCCTGACGGCGTCCAACGTATCGTGGAATATACTTCTGACAAGGAGCACGGTTTCAATGCTGTCGTCCGCTACGAAGGTCAACCTCACCCCGCGCCCGTAGCCGCCAAGGTCGCATACGCGCCAGCTCCCGTTCAATACGCCGCTCCCATAGCTAAAGTAGCCTACGCGCCAGCTCCAGTTCAATACGCAGCTCCTGTAGCCAAAGTAGCCTACGCGTCAGCTCCAGTACAATACGCAGCTCCTGTAGCCAAAGTAGCCTACGCGCCAGCTCCAGTCCAATACGCAGCTCCTGTAGCCAAAGTAGCTTACGCGCCAGCTCCAGTACAATACGCCGCTCCCGTAGCCAAAGTAGCCTACGCGCCAGCTCCAGTCCAATACGCCGCTCCCGTAGCCAAAGTAGCCTACGCGCCAGCTCCAGTCCAATACGCCGCTCCCGTAGCCAAAGTAGCCTACGCCCCAGCTCCAGTCCAATACGCAGCTCCCGTAGCCAAAGTAGCCTACGCTCAAGCTCCCGTGCAATACGCCGCCGCTCCCGCCTACACTCACAACCTCGGAAGCgtctctttctcatctccAGCCGTCTCTTACCACCACTAG
- the LOC128675892 gene encoding cuticle protein 7-like has protein sequence MVYTMTLFTYLVAAAAAVTVLPLPKVAAKISYPEPSAPAHYSYEYSVNDKHYGDVKSHKETRDGDHIKGSYSLLQPDGTQRIVEYTVDKKSGFQAKVRYEGKVVSSPTIKYPEPAPVAEVIYSTSQAPDAKEESSNFSNVSFRSQRFSYKH, from the exons ATGGTTTACACA ATGACACTATTCACCTATCTGGTGGCGGCCGCGGCGGCGGTGACAGTATTGCCATTGCCAAAAGTTGCCGCCAAGATTTCATATCCTGAGCCGTCTGCGCCAGCGCACTACTCCTACGAGTACTCTGTCAACGACAAGCACTACGGAGACGTGAAGTCGCACAAGGAGACCCGCGACGGAGACCACATCAAAGGCTCCTACTCACTCCTGCAACCTGACGGTACGCAGCGAATTGTCGAGTACACTGTCGATAAGAAAAGCGGATTCCAAGCCAAAGTACGCTATGAGGGAAAGGTTGTATCTTCCCCAACGATCAAATACCCAGAACCAGCGCCCGTCGCTGAAGTCATATACTCCACGTCCCAAGCACCCGATGCCAAGGAAGAGTCTTCCAACTTCAGCAACGTCTCATTCCGATCTCAAAGATTCTCTTACAAACACTAG
- the LOC128675889 gene encoding superkiller complex protein 8-like, whose protein sequence is MPAAAAYSILLKKENAHEDPIYSCKWAKTNTTGDSKSNLKDFIVTGGLDGFVKVWRFENHKLEPIHTLQGHAMAVVSVAVSPDGHTIASTSQDSSLIIWDLVMGQKVHEIKTGATDVWSVAFSPYGTQIVSGGHTGKLFVYGIQKGTVDRMLDTRGKFALSVAWSADNTYIASGSVDGTVCVFDVAQGKLLHTIEAHTLTVRSVAFSPNSQLLVTSSDDGKVKIYNVASASLQSSLSHKTWILSALFSPDGSRVAAASADGSVFVASVDGLKLLYTFKEHSAAACSLQFNISGDKLISVSKDKSLNVYECPPLPTKKK, encoded by the exons ATGCCTGCTGCTGCTGcg TACTCTATTCttctaaaaaaagaaaatgcgCACGAAGACCCTATTTATAGTTGTAAATGGGCAAAAACGAACACTACAGGAGATTCAAa gagTAACTTGAAAGATTTTATAGTAACGGGAGGATTGGATGGCTTTGTGAAAGTGTGGCGGTTTGAAAACCATAAGCTGGAACCGATACATACTTTGCAAGGACATGCCATGGCAGTTGTTTCGGTTGCTGTTAGCCCAGATGGACATA CAATAGCTAGTACCTCTCAAGACTCTAGTCTGATCATTTGGGACCTAGTGATGGGCCAGAAAGTCCACGAAATAAAGACAGGAGCCACTGACGTTTGGTCTGTAGCCTTCTCTCCATATGGCACCCAGATTGTGTCAGGCGGCCATACAGGGAAACTCTTTGTCTATGGAATCCAGAAAGGAACTGTGGACAGAATGCTAGATACAAGGGGAAAATTCGCATTGAGTGTTGCTTGG AGTGCAGATAACACATACATAGCTAGTGGCTCGGTCGACGGGACTGTGTGTGTTTTCGACGTGGCTCAAGGAAAGCTGTTGCACACAATTGAAGCACATACCCTCACGGTCAGGTCTGTGGCCTTTTCACCAAATTCCCAGTTGCTCGTCACCTCTTCAGATGACGGAAAAGTCAAgatttataatgt GGCAAGTGCCAGCCTCCAATCCAGCCTTAGTCATAAAACATGGATCCTCTCTGCCCTGTTCTCCCCTGACGGTAGCCGTGTGGCCGCTGCGTCTGCCGACGGGAGCGTGTTCGTCGCCAGTGTGGACGGCCTTAAACTGCTCTATACCTTTAAAGAGCATTCGGCTGCG GCATGCAGTCTTCAGTTTAACATCAGTGGCGACAAACTAATATCTGTTTCTAAAGACAAGAGTTTAAATGTATATGAATGTCCTCCACTGCCtactaaaaagaaataa
- the LOC128675838 gene encoding pre-mRNA-splicing factor RBM22 yields MAVSKSTNTYNRQNWEDSDFPILCQTCLGDNPYIRMTKEKYGKECKICARPFTVFRWCPGSRMRFKKTEICQTCSKLKNVCQTCLLDLEYGLPIQVRDAALKIQDDLPRNEVNKEYYIQNLDNQMSKFDATQPSNSALKSKGASDLLLRLARTAPYYKRNRPHVCSFWVKGECRRGEECPYRHEKPTDPDDPLADQNIKDRYYGVNDPVAEKLMRRAAAMPALPPPEDRTVTTLYVGNLPENTTEDELRGHFYQYGEIRSLTLVPRAQCAFVQYTTRSAAEHAAEKTFNRLVIGGKRLTIKWGKSQGRQGINEKNETAPMLEPVPGLPGTLPPPPAFLHPFPPQMPPPPNRPNDFFNLHHYGGGGWAWGGALAPGARPPGPPPPPAPLHYPSQDPARLGAHAHANQPQT; encoded by the exons ATGGCTGTTTCGAAGTCGACGAACACGTATAATCGTCAAAATTGGGAAGATTCG gaCTTTCCAATATTATGTCAGACGTGCTTGGGCGATAACCCATACATACGAATG acaaaagaaaaatatggcAAAGAGTGCAAAATATGTGCACGTCCATTCACTGTCTTCCGCTGGTGTCCTGGATCTCGGATGCGCTTCAAGAAAACAGAAATTTGTCAGACATGTTCAAAGTTGAAGAATGTTTGCCAGACTTGTCTTTTGGATCTTGAATATGGACTGCCAATTCAAGTTAGAGATGCTGCTCTTAAAATTCAAGATGATCTACCACGAAATGAAGTGAATAAGGAGTACTACATCCAAAATTTGGACAATCAGATGTCTAAATTTGATGCGACACAACCAAGCAATTCTGCTTTGAAATCGAAGGGAGCATCAGATCTTTTGTTACGTTTGGCTCGTACGGCTccttattataaaagaaatagacCGCATGTGTGTTCTTTCTGGGTGAAAGGGGAGTGTCGGCGAGGTGAAGAATGTCCATATCGCCATGAGAAGCCTACTGACCCTGATGATCCTTTAGCTGACCAAAACATCAAGGACAG ATACTATGGTGTGAATGATCCTGTGGCTGAGAAATTGATGCGTCGAGCGGCCGCCATGCCTGCCCTGCCGCCGCCGGAAGATAGGACCGTCACCACGCTGTATGTTGGCAATCTTCCAGAAAACACCACTGAAGATGAACTCAGGGGCCATTTCTATCAATATGGAGAAATAAG GTCCCTCACTCTTGTGCCTAGAGCACAGTGTGCATTTGTGCAGTACACAACAAGGAGTGCAGCGGAACATGCCGCTGAGAAGACTTTCAACAGACTTGTGATTGGAGGCAAGAGGCTCACTATCAAATGGGGAAAATCACaag GTCGACAAGGAATTAACGAGAAGAATGAAACAGCTCCGATGTTGGAGCCAGTGCCCGGTCTGCCGGGCACTCTACCGCCGCCGCCAGCGTTCTTACATCCATTCCCCCCGCAG ATGCCGCCACCACCAAATCGACCTAACGACTTCTTCAATCTACACCACTACGGCGGTGGCGGATGGGCGTGGGGCGGGGCGCTGGCCCCGGGCGCGCGTCCGCCGGgtccgccgccgccgcccgcgccgctGCACTACCCCAGCCAGGACCCCGCGCGTCTCGGGGCGCACGCGCACGCCAACCAACCGCAGACATAG
- the LOC128675891 gene encoding cuticle protein 8-like, protein MAAKFFVVLSLAVAASAVPLAPLAKVVYAEPEAPAYYDFEYSVHDDHTGDVKQQKESRAGDAVHGSYSLVQPDGVQRIVEYTSDKEHGFNAIVRYEGQPHPAPVAKLAYAAPVAKVAYAPAPVHYAAPVAKVAYAAPVAKVAYAAPVAKVAYAPAPIQYAAPVAKVAYAAPVAKVAYAAPVAKVAYAAPLAQVTFSSPAVSYHH, encoded by the exons ATGGCAGCTAAA TTCTTTGTCGTCCTCTCCCTGGCCGTGGCCGCCTCCGCTGTCCCCCTGGCTCCTCTCGCCAAGGTGGTCTACGCCGAGCCTGAAGCCCCAGCCTACTACGACTTCGAGTACTCCGTCCACGACGACCACACCGGTGACGTCAAGCAGCAGAAGGAGAGCCGCGCCGGCGACGCCGTCCATGGCTCATACTCCCTGGTTCAGCCTGACGGAGTCCAACGTATTGTAGAGTACACTTCCGACAAGGAACACGGATTCAACGCCATCGTCCGCTACGAAGGCCAGCCCCACCCTGCCCCCGTTGCCAAGCTGGCGTATGCTGCCCCAGTCGCCAAAGTCGCCTACGCTCCCGCCCCAGTCCACTACGCCGCTCCCGTCGCCAAGGTAGCCTACGCCGCTCCCGTCGCCAAGGTAGCCTACGCCGCGCCCGTAGCTAAAGTAGCCTACGCGCCCGCACCCATCCAATACGCCGCTCCCGTTGCAAAAGTAGCCTACGCCGCTCCCGTCGCCAAAGTAGCCTACGCTGCTCCCGTCGCCAAAGTAGCCTACGCCGCTCCCCTCGCCCAAGTCACATTCTCCTCCCCCGCCGTATCCTACCACCACTAG
- the LOC128675810 gene encoding superkiller complex protein 8-like, with product MSITTLYYLQLKKESAHDDSIWCCTWSRIDKEKPKNDENTENNETSHDSNHANEEPENYIITGGLDDIIKVWQLENGKLEVKHKLEGHSLGVISLAVSPDGKTLASSSQDSSLILWDIATGDKLKTMESGPTDVWTLDFSPDGKHVISGSNHGKILIFSVETGKQEQTLDTRGKFLLSVAYSPDGKHIASGALDGIINIFDVAQGKLVHTLEGHAMPIRSLCFSPDSQLLLTASDDGHMKLYDVVHANLAGTLSGHASWVLSVAFSPDGKRFVSGSADRTVRVWDLDSMQCQNVFKEHNDQVWGVKFNAESNKIVSVSEDKSINIYDCPL from the exons ATGTCTATCACGACgttg tattatttacaattaaaaaaagagaGTGCACATGATGATTCTATATGGTGTTGCACCTGGAGCCGCATTGATAAAGAAAAACCTAAAAATGATGAAAACACAGAGAATAACGAGACATCGCA TGATTCTAACCATGCCAATGAAGAACCAGAGAACTACATCATCACAGGAGGTTTGGACGACATCATCAAGGTGTGGCAATTAGAGAATGGGAAACTAGAAGTCAAACATAAATTGGAGGGTCATTCTCTAGGTGTAATCTCATTAGCAGTCAGTCCAGATGGGAAAA CATTAGCTAGTAGTTCCCAAGACTCATCTTTGATTCTCTGGGACATTGCAACAGGAGACAAATTGAAGACCATGGAATCAGGGCCCACAGACGTATGGACGTTAGACTTCTCGCCCGACGGAAAGCATGTTATATCGGGAAGTAATcatggaaaaatattaatattcagtGTTGAAACTGGGAAACAGGAGCAGACATTAGATACGAGAGGGAAATTTTTGCTCAGTGTTGCTTAC agcCCTGATGGCAAGCACATAGCAAGTGGAGCGCTAGATGGCATCATCAACATATTTGATGTGGCGCAGGGCAAACTGGTCCATACGTTGGAAGGGCATGCAATGCCCATCCGCAGTCTCTGCTTCTCCCCAGACTCTCAGCTGTTGTTAACCGCCTCTGACGATGGACATATGAAACTTTATGATGT AGTACACGCAAACTTAGCGGGTACATTATCAGGACATGCCTCATGGGTGCTTTCAGTGGCATTCTCTCCAGACGGCAAGCGCTTTGTGTCCGGGAGTGCTGACAGAACTGTCAGAGTGTGGGATCTTGATAGTATGCAGTGTCAGAATGTGTTCAAGGAACATAATGACCAG GTATGGGGCGTCAAATTTAATGCAGAAAGCAATAAGATAGTGTCCGTATCAGaagataaaagtataaatatatatgactgCCCATTATAA